The Xylocopa sonorina isolate GNS202 chromosome 11, iyXylSono1_principal, whole genome shotgun sequence genome includes the window TAAAAGCATTTAACGTAGGAGGTACGATATGTAAACCGTTAAGGACGATTGGTCGGCAGTTGAATCGTTTACTCTTATTGCTTCAGCTTCCAATTTTAGATGTGTGCTTTTTTTATAAGTATTTCAAAATCTGTAATgtacatttttatatatttgCACGCCTTTCTCTGTATAGGGATAATGCCGGCCATGAATATTTTGAATCATATGGTACTTTccattaatttattatttattttaccaTTTGTTAAATtctcatttatattttatattaattcCACTAAAAGTTTGCTCATAATTATGCTATAGTTTCAATTAGCATGAAAATAAACGAGTCCTTTTGTATGAGATTTTGTATAGATTCACATATATACTTTCAGTTTTTCGTGTTTAAGATAAGTGCCTGCACAGCATAATGGAACTTACCTCGCTGAAAATTTATTACTTTTCATGCTGAGTGAATTGCACGTACAAAACTTATACAGTGTTAATTTTAGCAGACATGTTAGCATTACATGGAATACATTTCCATACagtaatatttatatttgaatACTTTATTGAGTATGATACTACTATATTTATTACAATTATGCGATAGAGTTTAAATGATGAAAGCATGTTAatttgtgtgtatatatatataatttcagtTTCAATACATGCCACATTATAAATATTTGTAATGTACAATTTAGAGGTTTTTACATGCGTAATATAGATGATATTTTTAAAATGCCGTATTAAAATTTGTGGAAATTAAAATTTTGTATAAAACCATTTATAAGTGTTTGATAAATTTTACATTCGGTTAATATTAAAAGAAAACAATAATTGttcattatatatatttttaagcaCATGTAAATGATTTGAAATAAAATGTGATATATGTTTGTAATAGTAATATTTATTTGACTGAAATTATTCCTCCTTAACGTTATCATAAACTTTTTGATCATTTTCTATTTTATGATATGTAGAAAAAAAtgtatattaaaaaattaattaaaagatTGTTTAATCCCACCAATATTTCCACTTTTACCTACTGTCGAGAATGATAGATACTTTTTTGTTGAAATGAAAACTAGACTTTAGTTATTCATAGTTCTACAGTCGTTCACCGATCTTGTTTCAATGCAACCAATGCTTCGACTAAATAAGGCAAGGGCGGAACAAGTATTTCAGTGAAAAGTGTGTTTGGGGGGGAGACAGAGAACGATACGAAGGAGACATTGAACTGATTCCCATTGTTAAGTTTTTTCAAGTATTATTTAAAAGAAATAAACGGAAAAAATGTCTTATGAAACAAGTAAGTGGTACCGAAATATTTCAATTACTTTTCACGCTTGTCCGACTATTTATTATAATCTACTTTATGTGACTACCGGGCTTCCTAATTTTCCGGCTGCTTATCTTATGCCGAATCATAACACTTCAAACGCATCAGCGATTCACGTACATAATGTCATGATGTATTATAACTAAAGCAATTATAAATTCGTTTCGTACGTGACTATGTATGAAGGAATTATCATTTATGAAATCGCTATGTTACTTTTTATCCTTTATTTTGATATGCAGATTCTTCATGTCGAGCTATCAAATAGCTATGTTACACATCTGTGAATACATTTTTCTTATCTAAATTGACGTAATGATGCTTGCGATAATTATAGCTTATCAAAAAGGAATTAAATGTACAACAGTATTTGATAATAATTTAGTTTATTAGTAGTTTTATCAGTAATgataaatatttaaaagaaTTTAGATAATGTAACTTAATCTGAAATCCTATATGCAATTTATTAAGTGtataaaaagaaatgaaatgaatCGTTCAGTTTTTATGAAGGAACAAATTCATATTCTAATATTTCTGAATACTTTTAGAATTATCCGAATTTTATACATCATTTTTAATAAATCAAATAAATCAAATTATGTTGATCAAATTTTAATTGAAACACTAAATGCGaatcattgcaatttcaggccAAAGTATAGTTTTCACGCttaaaataatttgaaatattgcATATTGGATTCATGCCAATCTACGAAGGAAGTATATTTTAGTTCCAGTTGGAAATGCATTCTATTGCCCAATTTCTTTCTTAGATTGTGTTATCGAAGTCAACTTGCATTTTATAAAATTTTTATTGCACGAGATATATGAATCAAAAAATGTATTGTTCTTGTAATAAAATGTTATTATTACTTTTTCTTTGCAGAATACATatttgctacgttacctagaacgCAAAGAGGACAACCTCTTGTATTAGGTGGTGACCCTAAAGGAAAAAACTTTTTATATACCAATGGCAATAGTGTAATAATCAGAAATATTGATGTGAGTAAAATAAGAAGTTACTTgagtataatataaaatattggcACTCCTATTGTTACTAttaataatttttcattttcaGGATCCAGCTATTGCAGATATTTACACGGAACATTCTTGTGCAGTCAACGTTGCAAAATATTCCCCAAGTGGTTTTTATATAGCATCAGGTGGTATGTAGAGGTgtagaaaattattattatttaaaaaagtaATTTAATGTGCTTCAGTAATTACACAATAAGTAAACATAAAAACATACATACAATACAATTTCGTATTAAAGATCAATCGGGCAAAGTGCGTATTTGGGACACTGTGAACAAGGAGCACATTTTGAAAAATGAATTTCATCCTATTGGAGGACCTATTAAAGATATAGCATGGTCACCTGATAATCAACGTATGATAGTTGTCGGAGAAGGAAGGGAAAGGCGAGTAACAGAATGTTTTTTACAGATTGTATTTTTATAGTTTCACATGTAGTAACATTTTTATCTCTATATGTGAATGTAGATTTGGTCATGTATTTATGGCGGAAACTGGTACATCTGTAGGTGAAATATCTGGCCAGAGTAAGCCTATTAATTCGTGTGATTTTAAGCCTGCTAGACCGTTTAGATTAATCACTGGAAGTGAAGACAATACCATTGCAGTCTTTGAAGGCCCACCATTTAAATTTAAGTACGTATGTGAGACTTTCGTCTTTTAACAAGTTCATTGCGCACATTAATATTTCACACAGATCTCAAGCATCAAAAGCTTAATTTAATTTACTTTGTTTGTTTGCATAGAATGACCAAACAAGAGCATACTCGATTCGTTCAAGCAGTACGTTACTCACCTAGCGGCAATCTATTTGCATCTGCAGGTTTCGATGGAAAAGTATTTATTTACGATGGTGCAAATTCCGATTTAGTCGGAGAAGTAGGATCACCCGCTCACCAGGGCGGAGTGTATGGAGTAAGTAAAATTATCTTCCTCCAAATTTAAGCTTGTAATAATTTTACTCATATTTTCATAATTTTGTAGGTGGCTTGGAAACCAGATGGAACGCAATTATTAACCGCTTCCGGTGATAAGACATGTAAACTTTGGGATGTAGAAACTCGCACGTTGGTTAGTGAATTCAACATGGGCACAGCTGTTGATGACCAACAAGtatgtaatttttttattttacaatgCAAGAATTAATCAAGAACAATTGAAAGAAAATTTAACATAAAATCGGTAACAAGACTAATTTTCTTTCAGGTTAGTTGTTTATGGCAAGGAAAACATTTACTGTCTGTATCTCTAAGTGGTTTTATTAACTATTTAGATGTTGATAATCCTACAAAACCACTTAGAATAGTAAAGGTATCAATTTTAATATGTTACGAAATTGTGTTATTGTAACatgaatatttaatttttattttcttttctttttttagggTCATAATAAGCCAATAACAGTATTAACTTTGAGTCCTGATAGAAGTACAATTTATACTGGATCTCATGATGGGTATATTACCAACTGGAACGCGAAGACTGGAGAAAATGATCGTGTTCAAGGTCATGGACATGGAAATCAGATTAATGGGATGAAAACCGTGAAAAATTTACTTTATACCGCTGGTATCGACGATACCTTAAGATCGGTAGATATTGACACGAACACATATACAGACACAGCTATAGTTAAACTTGATTCCCAACCACGTGGTCTAGATATTTACAAAGATATAGTTGTAATTGCAACCGTTCGGCAGGTAAGATTGCAGTATGATCATTTTTTCAATTCAATGATCAGATAATCGTAATTGACTCGCGTTTATCACTATATTTAGCACACAATTAGTCATAGATAATGTCGATTTTCGGATCTGCAAGCCATGTAATTGGTCAAAACGCCAAATATTAGGAATTATGAAGACGCTAGTACTTTTTACTATCAGATCATTTGGGCTTATAtgtactttaaatattttaaatttagtCGCAAATTGCGCaacatttatattaatttattttagaTAACTGTCACACAAGATGGTCGAAAAGTATCAAATACGCCTATTGATTATGAACCATCTTGCGTGTCAATTAATCAAGAAAATGGTGATGTAGCTGTAGGAGCCACATCTGACAATATGGTAAGTTAATTGAGTTTAttcctaatttttttttttgtgaaaATATGGTATAACGATTTTTTAATGTAATTTTTAGGTTCGTATATATACTCTGTCAGATACGAATTTATCGTCGAAAATGGAATTAGAACATCTAGGTCCAGTCACGGATGCTGCCTACAGTCCTGACAATAAATACTTGGTAGCTTGTGACACAAATCGAAAGGTGGTTCTTTATACTGTTCCAGAATATAAGGTAAAAATGCTTGTTTTGCACAGTTAGCAAAAGTTGCATACTATGTTTGGGCTATTCAGATACATTTCGCTTATCCAAGTTACAGATAAATTGTGCTAGCGGTTATTCGATTTAATTTACATCATTAAAGTAGCTATATTGATTAGTATACCTCAGACTTTTATAACGCATACTGTAATTAACAAAATATTGTCACTGCTATTACGTGTGTATGCTTGTATTTACGTGTGTGTGTTACATAATTTTTTTTGTAATAATTACACCCCTCTTAAATGCTTGCTGGATTTTTAGAGGGTAAGTAGAGCTTTTCGCTAAAAGAAAATGCTGATTAGGATTATTCGTGCAAAATTTAATTCAAAATATGCACTAAAAAATTTTAATTGTACAGCTTGCACACAATAGAGAATGGGGCTTTCATAATGCAAGAGTAAACTCTGTAGCGTGGTCTCCCAATTCGGCTATGGTTGCGAGTGGGAGCCTCGATACAACTATTATCATTTGGAGCGTAGCAAATCCAGCGAAACATACGATCATTAAAAGTAAGTACATTTACTAGTCTAGTTTCACAGTTATAACCATTTGTCTTCACTAACCAAGAAAATTACTGCGAACGTTGAAAATGTTTTTGTTCCAGATGCTCATCCTCAAAGCCAAATAACGCGTTTAGTTTGGCTAGATGAAGAAACATTAATCTCAGTCGGACAGGATTGCAATACTAAAATATGGCGTATAGAAAAGATTTAATTAATACTTTAGACGATatgtctctttttcttttttctaaaaAGAGCTTAATTTTTTAAtgcattttatttattttgtagccaatgaatattgtatattattttttaatgcaATTTCCCCCGAATAAGATGAATTAGACCATATTACAATTTTTTGCATTTGATATATTGAAATAATCAAAAACAAGTACACAGTATATACAAACAAAATTGCTACAATATCTTTTTACACTTTTGCgcagtgtcaattatacataacattttttACATAACATAGTTATTTTTTAGATATTTACAACAGTAATGATGAAAATATGCTGTCTTTTTTTATTGTTCGATTTTTACTGGGTGATTGTAAAAAGAATTAATCATGAAAAAAAAACATCAAAACGGAAAATGTCTAATGTCTACTTTGTCTTTATTAAAACAGTGTAACGATAACAAGAAAAACAGTAACAAT containing:
- the Flr gene encoding actin-interacting protein 1 flr; this encodes MSYETKYIFATLPRTQRGQPLVLGGDPKGKNFLYTNGNSVIIRNIDDPAIADIYTEHSCAVNVAKYSPSGFYIASGDQSGKVRIWDTVNKEHILKNEFHPIGGPIKDIAWSPDNQRMIVVGEGRERFGHVFMAETGTSVGEISGQSKPINSCDFKPARPFRLITGSEDNTIAVFEGPPFKFKMTKQEHTRFVQAVRYSPSGNLFASAGFDGKVFIYDGANSDLVGEVGSPAHQGGVYGVAWKPDGTQLLTASGDKTCKLWDVETRTLVSEFNMGTAVDDQQVSCLWQGKHLLSVSLSGFINYLDVDNPTKPLRIVKGHNKPITVLTLSPDRSTIYTGSHDGYITNWNAKTGENDRVQGHGHGNQINGMKTVKNLLYTAGIDDTLRSVDIDTNTYTDTAIVKLDSQPRGLDIYKDIVVIATVRQITVTQDGRKVSNTPIDYEPSCVSINQENGDVAVGATSDNMVRIYTLSDTNLSSKMELEHLGPVTDAAYSPDNKYLVACDTNRKVVLYTVPEYKLAHNREWGFHNARVNSVAWSPNSAMVASGSLDTTIIIWSVANPAKHTIIKNAHPQSQITRLVWLDEETLISVGQDCNTKIWRIEKI